In one window of Brassica rapa cultivar Chiifu-401-42 chromosome A07, CAAS_Brap_v3.01, whole genome shotgun sequence DNA:
- the LOC117126829 gene encoding uncharacterized protein LOC117126829, producing MVSARLVDCPDIPEETEMQPNPDMMFAAGEEPIGVRVLSYQSSSALKQIFNALDEGELDIIRRSSFGKLIEIADKPVFSGRFARYMLSRQLKTKKKHEAWFRFAGKPVRFSLLEFAIVTGLPCGQFPPKSKMMLKETITEQPYWPSLFGKVDTVTVSSVIKMLYRKTVKDTEIRIKYACLALLESVLLPTSLKMKISRDHVEAIKDLDAFFAYPWGRVAFDMLMGSIKEKDEIALSQNTIAIKGFVLALQLVMVEAVPALTDVVQDTCSSSESDSEDVDGHGRDIFCKKQTLNPAHARNVDKRIDLLVNSVLVEDPVGRINAGNLVYSDEEHDARVESMLVRISRSHRFNNSDFPSGLKKSDVDRMREVVKSTTKPKRAKKFQSNVQDSETSYIVQVVLEKIKAEVASMERNIKVATSGVEAIEQKVGVYVETLLEKFKEEMLTFVTEKAGNLTPSNKAHAGSGYVCVTRVLQSCAQSAISENRSRQTPSINEGRKRQPQCLMDEPSFSLGLTQKAFIPVEIPILPTNQVHHQEPIADINVGDNNEEGQSSWRSKRQKTVPSGLVCDYQCAPHVLARLRESQRCIFVIQDISEQTRKYAKLVTKLQGKFVFNILGLAVSAKELLLIVDRPRTYSAKVFDILIRVLRSVMSPLLPPQGSRSAAFLDTKFVPSIMRTFPKFLKSKNKEGIRFDAGSGSIIILDCNLALHKDATLEKIIKPVVQMLPYLARYACQPLGAEPVIQCYDVARPKSVAQSKVPVDSGLMALLMMAYHALYGLDACKTITRELLEEEGKSAAILAYEFKEKL from the exons ATGGTGTCTGCTCGGCTGGTTGATTGTCCTGATATACCAGAAGAAACAGAGATGCAGCCAAATCCAGATATGATGTTTGCAGCCGGTGAGGAACCAATTGGGGTTCGTGTTCTTAGCTATCAATCATCTAGTgctttaaaacagatttttaatGCGTTAGACGAAGGAGAATTAGATATTATAAGGAGGTCTTCTTTTGGAAAGTTGATAGAGATTGCCGACAAACCAGTTTTTTCTGGTAGATTCGCTCGTTATATGTTGTCAAGGCAGctgaaaacgaagaagaagcacGAAGCGTGGTTTCGATTTGCTGGTAAACCGGTCCGGTTTTCACTTCTCGAATTTGCTATTGTGACGGGCCTACCATGTGGTCAATTTCCCCCGAAGTCAAAGATGATGCTAAAGGAAACAATAACTGAGCAACCTTATTGGCCGTCGTTATTCGGAAAAGTTGACACGGTGACCGTCTCTTCCGTCATCAAGATGCTGTACCGGAAAACAGTAAAGGACACGGAGATCCGGATCAAATATGCATGTTTGGCGCTGCTTGAATCTGTTTTGCTGCCAACAAGCTTAAAGATGAAGATATCAAGAGATCATGTTGAAGCTATAAAAGATCTTGATGCGTTTTTTGCCTATCCTTGGGGGAGAGTAGCATTTGACATGCTTATGGGGAGtatcaaagagaaagatgagATAGCTTTGTCGCAAAACACGATTGCTATAAAAGGATTTGTTCTTGCATTACAGCTTGTTATGGTAGAAGCAGTACCGGCGTTGACAGATGTTGTGCAAGATACGTGTTCATCATCCGAATCAGATAGTGAAGATGTGGATGGACATGGCCGTGATATTTTCTGTAAGAAACAGACTCTGAACCCTGCACACGCACGCAATGTAGATAAGAGAATTGAT CTTCTCGTAAATAGCGTCTTGGTTGAAGATCCGGTCGGGCGAATAAACGCGGGAAATTTGGTTTATTCAGACGAAGAACATGATGCGCGAGTTGAAAGCATGTTAGTGCGCATTAGCCGTAGCCATCGTTTCAATAATTCTGATTTTCCCTCTGGCCTTAAAAAGAGTGATGTTGATCGTATGCGAGAAGTGGTTAAATCAACTACAAAGCCAAAGAGAGCTAAGAAGTTCCAGTCTAATGTGCAAGACAGTGAGACCAGTTATATCGTTCAGGTTGTGCTAGAGAAAATTAAAGCTGAGGTTGCTTCAATGGAAAGAAACATCAAAGTGGCGACTTCTGGAGTAGAAGCAATAGAACAGAAAGTTGGTGTCTACGTTGAAACATTATTAGAAAAGTTTAAGGAAGAAATGCTCACATTTGTCACTGAAAAG GCTGGGAATCTCACTCCAAGTAATAAAGCTCATGCTGGATCTGGATATGTTTGCGTCACACGGGTACTTCAGTCATGTGCACAGTCAGCTATCAGCGAAAATCGTTCTAGGCAAACTCCTTCCATCAAC GAAGGTCGTAAAAGGCAGCCACAATGCTTGATGGATGAACCTTCGTTCTCGCTTGGACTAACACAGAAAGCGTTTATTCCGGTTGAAATTCCTATATTGCCGACAAACCAGGTTCATCATCAGGAACCTATAGCCGACATTAATGTTGGTGACAACAATGAAGAAGGCCAATCATCATGGAGAAGTAAGAGGCAGAAGACGGTTCCATCAGGTCTCGTTTGTGATTATCAATGTGCTCCGCATGTACTTGCTCGTCTTAGGGAATCTCAGAGGTGCATATTTGTTATACAAGATATATCTGAACAGACAAGAAAGTATGCAAAACTGGTTACCAAATTGCAAGGGAAATT TGTGTTCAACATCTTGGGATTGGCAGTATCTGCAAAGGAACTACTACTAATTGTGGATCGACCTCGTACATACTCTGCTAAG GTTTTTGATATTCTAATTCGAGTTCTACGTTCGGTTATGTCTCCATTGCTGCCTCCTCAAGGTTCTCGGAGTGCTGCATTTCTAGACACCAAATTTGTCCCTTCTATTATGAGGACCTTTCCAAAGTTTCTCAAGTCGAAAAATAAAGAAG GAATCCGTTTTGATGCTGGTAGTGGGAGTATTATCATCCTTGATTGCAATTTGGCATTGCACAAGGATGCCACActggaaaaaattataaaaccagTCGTGCAGATGTTGCCTTATCTTGCTAGATATGCATGTCAACCTTTGGGAGCAGAGCCTGTGATTCAGTGTTATGATGTTGCTAGGCCAAAGTCAGTAGCTCAGAGTAAAGTTCCTGTTGACTCTGGGTTGATGGCTTTGTTGATGATGGCGTATCACGCCCTCTATGGCCTCGATGCGTGTAAGACAATAACTCGAGAATTGCTTGAAGAGGAAGGGAAGAGTGCAGCAATATTGGCGTATGAGTTCAAGGAGAAGTTGTAG